Proteins from one Ruficoccus amylovorans genomic window:
- a CDS encoding serine hydrolase domain-containing protein: MSFKTNITNSPRRYLTYLIALAFPCFTLTADIDSADDLNASSISDGLWSGAVVIAGTADEVFFKQAWGWMDKGKTIPMHEDAVFDLASVTKAVGTTTAIALCIDRGLIDPDIDFTNYLNNYNGQLDSPVTVRDLARHLSGFNNEKPYDKKDLVIERILRFSPVRPAGELYEYSCANFILLGLIAENASGQNMTEFCAEHVFEPLAMRNTHWAPLENPDPSHVVRQGVTQTLGVASDPPARHANQAIGNAGLFSTAEDLSAFCRMLLASGMYNGKRILSEEVVKMLGIRPDSRSPVAFGWRVDSKLNPPSLSDATMSHTGWSGVSLWIDPTSQRYVVVLTNRTGNHRKADQSRLELAEQVLSATGPLKREHK, translated from the coding sequence ATGAGTTTCAAAACAAATATAACCAACTCACCTAGGCGTTACCTAACCTACTTAATTGCCCTAGCATTTCCATGTTTTACTTTGACAGCAGACATAGACTCCGCAGATGACCTGAACGCTTCCTCTATTTCCGATGGCTTATGGTCAGGTGCGGTGGTCATCGCAGGAACAGCTGATGAAGTATTCTTCAAGCAGGCCTGGGGCTGGATGGACAAGGGAAAAACGATTCCGATGCATGAGGATGCAGTGTTTGATTTAGCCAGCGTGACTAAGGCTGTGGGAACCACTACAGCCATCGCCTTGTGCATAGACCGAGGCTTGATTGATCCCGACATAGATTTCACAAACTATCTAAACAATTACAATGGACAATTGGACAGTCCAGTCACGGTTCGCGATCTCGCCCGCCATCTCTCTGGTTTTAACAACGAAAAGCCATACGATAAAAAAGATCTAGTGATCGAACGTATTTTAAGGTTCTCTCCTGTCCGTCCCGCTGGAGAGCTCTATGAATATTCATGCGCCAATTTCATTCTACTTGGGCTCATTGCTGAGAACGCATCGGGGCAGAACATGACAGAATTTTGTGCGGAGCATGTTTTCGAACCGCTTGCCATGCGAAACACTCATTGGGCACCGTTAGAGAACCCTGATCCATCGCATGTAGTTAGGCAGGGCGTCACGCAAACGCTAGGTGTGGCCAGCGATCCTCCGGCTCGGCATGCGAATCAAGCGATCGGCAATGCAGGACTCTTTTCAACCGCTGAAGATTTATCAGCCTTTTGCCGCATGCTGTTAGCTAGCGGAATGTATAACGGGAAGCGAATTCTGTCTGAAGAGGTGGTTAAAATGCTAGGCATACGTCCCGACAGTCGTTCTCCAGTGGCGTTTGGCTGGCGAGTGGATTCGAAGCTCAATCCACCCTCACTCTCGGATGCGACAATGAGCCACACAGGCTGGAGTGGGGTGTCACTTTGGATAGATCCTACCAGTCAACGCTATGTAGTGGTATTGACTAATCGAACAGGCAATCATCGAAAAGCTGATCAATCGCGCCTAGAACTGGCGGAACAGGTGTTAAGTGCAACGGGGCCACTGAAGCGCGAACACAAATAA